A genomic region of uncultured Paludibaculum sp. contains the following coding sequences:
- a CDS encoding ATP-binding protein, whose protein sequence is MVTSLIHALALVFGTALYVYLFAVLSSQGRGAAAARVLLALVACSGLWYLGWLAVFYLRLTTGQGDSTLIAAITWLAHAGGWAAWPAGLAVAWFAWAQREIFFFWALLAAGAVSGIASGVWPLGSLQTVLATLPVPLLIIACLYRDQIFGLLLPRSALLAAVLGGAAAVYFLAVPLASTLIESRFGALPEGVRSILLLAGFIVFVPLYNSVLAYENRRAASRREWIREVARDASGLFDWDQRARYFEQRVQSHLKLKSVRIVQSDDPGPAHFTHRWPLESEGRAWGWLLVDATPRRRLDDDEPLLVSLSHEIAHSLSTLRLLDDKLGLERELLRQEHLASLGKVAAAVAHEIRNPLSAIKSITQVMLQDEGLQGPYERDLRYILSETDRLASSVKQLLGYSKPIEAMEAAVDVSALVMTTLSGLQRQAAGMNVHLLAQVEPGCRLLKSNSDLLSQILLNLVLNALQSSPPGGTVVVGLRREDSELLLTVTDCGPGVPPEMHERIFEPFFTTRAKGTGLGLSIVRKAAHHLHGEVRVESPVAEGRGARFLVTLPGAEHAS, encoded by the coding sequence CGTCCTCAGCTCCCAGGGCCGTGGCGCCGCGGCCGCTCGCGTGCTGCTGGCCCTTGTCGCCTGCTCCGGACTCTGGTACCTCGGCTGGCTCGCCGTCTTCTACCTCCGCCTCACCACCGGCCAAGGCGATTCCACCCTTATAGCCGCCATCACCTGGCTCGCCCATGCCGGCGGATGGGCCGCCTGGCCTGCCGGTCTCGCCGTCGCCTGGTTTGCCTGGGCCCAGCGCGAGATCTTCTTTTTCTGGGCCCTCCTCGCCGCCGGCGCGGTCTCCGGCATCGCCTCCGGCGTCTGGCCGCTGGGCAGTCTGCAAACCGTACTCGCCACCCTGCCCGTCCCGCTGCTCATCATCGCCTGCCTCTATCGCGACCAGATCTTCGGGCTCCTGCTACCTCGCAGCGCCCTGCTCGCCGCCGTTCTGGGTGGAGCCGCTGCCGTCTACTTCCTTGCCGTCCCCCTGGCTTCCACCCTGATCGAGTCCCGCTTCGGCGCCCTCCCGGAAGGCGTGCGTTCCATTCTCCTGCTCGCCGGCTTCATCGTCTTCGTCCCGCTCTACAACTCCGTCCTCGCCTACGAGAACCGCCGTGCCGCCAGCCGCCGTGAATGGATCCGCGAGGTCGCCCGCGACGCTTCCGGCCTCTTCGATTGGGACCAGCGTGCCCGCTACTTTGAACAACGCGTGCAATCTCATCTCAAGCTGAAATCCGTCCGCATCGTGCAGTCGGACGACCCTGGCCCCGCCCACTTCACCCACCGCTGGCCCCTTGAGTCGGAAGGCCGGGCCTGGGGTTGGCTTCTCGTCGATGCCACGCCGCGCCGCCGCCTGGACGACGACGAGCCTCTCCTCGTCTCGCTCTCTCACGAGATCGCACACTCCCTCAGCACCCTTCGGCTACTGGACGACAAGCTCGGTCTCGAGCGCGAGCTCCTCCGTCAGGAGCACCTCGCCAGCCTCGGCAAAGTGGCCGCCGCCGTGGCCCACGAAATCCGCAATCCGCTCAGCGCCATCAAGTCCATCACACAAGTCATGCTCCAGGACGAAGGTCTGCAGGGGCCGTATGAGCGTGACCTCCGCTACATCCTCTCCGAAACCGACCGCCTCGCCTCCTCCGTCAAGCAGCTCCTCGGCTACTCCAAACCCATCGAAGCCATGGAAGCCGCCGTCGATGTCTCCGCCCTGGTCATGACCACCCTCAGCGGGCTCCAGCGCCAGGCCGCCGGCATGAATGTCCACCTCTTGGCGCAAGTGGAACCCGGCTGCCGCCTCCTGAAGAGCAACTCCGACCTGCTCTCGCAGATCCTCTTGAACCTTGTCCTCAACGCGCTCCAATCTTCGCCCCCCGGCGGCACGGTCGTCGTGGGACTGCGGCGTGAGGACTCCGAGTTGCTGCTGACGGTCACCGACTGCGGCCCCGGCGTCCCCCCCGAAATGCACGAGCGCATCTTCGAGCCCTTCTTCACGACCCGCGCCAAGGGCACCGGCCTCGGCCTCTCCATCGTCCGCAAGGCGGCCCATCATCTCCACGGCGAGGTCCGCGTCGAAAGTCCTGTCGCCGAGGGACGTGGTGCCCGCTTTCTCGTCACCTTGCCCGGAGCTGAGCACGCCTCATGA